The Sulfurimonas hydrogeniphila genome includes a window with the following:
- a CDS encoding diguanylate cyclase, giving the protein MQGADRSVTIAIDELPDNVVIYKFEKNDFIFVDLNKNVEKTENISKKQLIGKKLTEVFPGVKEFGLFDVLLQVHEDGKARDLDTRLYKDEKLSGWRYNSVRKLPNGELIVFYKDMTRCKQMEEELYYLDKETVLERKKVQLLAQALEQTDDMVLITDANGIIEYVNDSVIEKTKYEREELIGNKTNIFKSGKHTQEFYKNLWETILAGKNYHNILIDKTKDDRLYYADLKITPLFDENRNIQNFVSTSTDITSRIEMEKELKKLATIDSLTEIYNRYKIDDAINIEIQRYKRYKEPFCILMFDIDHFKVVNDTYGHDIGDRVLKALSRLVLKHIRKTDIFGRWGGEEFVVILENTTKEKAVVIAEKIRKRVEAYTIDKKYKITISIGVAEYQEPQTREELVKKADDALYRAKQNGRNQVVAA; this is encoded by the coding sequence ATGCAAGGTGCGGACAGAAGTGTTACTATTGCAATAGATGAACTTCCTGATAATGTTGTTATTTATAAATTTGAAAAGAATGATTTTATTTTTGTGGATTTAAATAAAAATGTTGAGAAAACTGAAAATATTTCTAAAAAGCAACTGATAGGCAAAAAATTGACAGAAGTTTTTCCCGGAGTAAAAGAGTTCGGGCTTTTTGATGTTTTGTTGCAGGTCCATGAAGACGGCAAAGCAAGAGATCTTGACACAAGGCTTTACAAAGATGAGAAGCTCAGCGGCTGGCGATATAACAGTGTAAGAAAACTGCCAAACGGTGAACTGATAGTCTTTTACAAAGATATGACGAGGTGTAAGCAGATGGAAGAAGAGTTGTATTATCTGGATAAAGAAACAGTGCTTGAGAGAAAAAAAGTGCAACTTCTTGCACAGGCTTTGGAACAGACTGATGACATGGTGTTGATTACCGATGCAAACGGTATCATAGAGTATGTCAATGATTCTGTGATTGAAAAAACAAAATATGAGAGAGAAGAACTGATAGGCAACAAAACAAATATTTTTAAATCAGGAAAACATACACAGGAGTTTTATAAGAATCTTTGGGAGACAATACTCGCTGGAAAGAATTATCATAATATTCTGATTGATAAGACAAAAGATGACAGGCTCTATTATGCAGACTTGAAAATAACACCGCTCTTTGATGAAAACAGAAATATTCAAAACTTTGTTTCCACAAGTACAGATATAACAAGCCGCATTGAGATGGAAAAAGAGCTGAAGAAACTGGCAACCATAGACAGCTTGACGGAAATATACAACCGTTACAAAATAGATGATGCGATAAATATAGAAATACAAAGATATAAACGCTATAAAGAACCGTTTTGCATACTAATGTTTGACATAGATCATTTTAAAGTTGTCAATGATACATACGGCCATGATATAGGAGACAGAGTGTTAAAAGCTTTGAGTCGTCTGGTTTTGAAGCATATTCGCAAAACTGATATATTTGGTCGCTGGGGAGGTGAAGAGTTTGTTGTCATACTGGAAAATACAACAAAAGAGAAGGCTGTTGTCATTGCCGAAAAAATAAGAAAGAGAGTTGAGGCATATACTATAGATAAAAAATATAAAATCACGATCAGTATAGGCGTTGCCGAGTATCAGGAGCCGCAGACGAGAGAAGAA
- a CDS encoding DUF4852 domain-containing protein — protein sequence MKKVILAGILTMSASLFAEVDLNEHKTIDKIALAGLNANIAKVDKAAAGRWYLYQGETAVWRKVRNDEFELDGAIEEAYTHFLNKIKENKDIIGQTSVLRLGAQFGKYNFKKQEFPLSLMSKNSYISYYGSVLAYNGKTKLSFDNINPNNTILPMIKADAKQFMKARKNSRGSVDRDLTAKYSYVIKKIISSSENIEQCQENFRGCSDDINVKVIGHITKLEILGKDGKVLKTYDNYK from the coding sequence ATGAAGAAAGTAATACTTGCAGGAATACTAACAATGAGTGCCAGCCTTTTTGCAGAGGTCGATTTAAATGAACATAAAACTATTGACAAGATAGCATTAGCAGGATTAAATGCAAACATAGCAAAAGTTGATAAAGCTGCAGCCGGTCGTTGGTATTTATATCAGGGAGAAACAGCTGTTTGGAGAAAAGTAAGAAATGATGAATTTGAACTTGACGGTGCAATTGAAGAGGCATATACGCATTTTCTAAATAAAATAAAAGAAAATAAAGACATAATTGGACAAACAAGTGTATTAAGACTGGGGGCACAGTTTGGAAAATATAACTTTAAAAAACAAGAATTTCCTCTGTCACTTATGAGTAAAAATTCGTATATATCATATTATGGATCCGTTTTGGCATATAACGGGAAGACTAAATTGTCATTTGATAATATTAATCCTAATAATACAATACTTCCAATGATAAAAGCAGATGCTAAGCAATTTATGAAAGCAAGAAAGAACAGCAGAGGCAGTGTAGATAGAGATTTGACTGCAAAATATTCTTATGTAATTAAAAAAATAATCTCTTCATCTGAAAATATTGAACAATGTCAGGAAAATTTTCGCGGATGTAGTGATGATATTAATGTGAAAGTGATCGGACATATAACGAAGCTGGAAATTTTAGGCAAAGATGGCAAAGTTTTAAAAACATATGACAACTATAAGTAA